The nucleotide window CCACTTTTTCCAGGGTGACCTTTTTTCATGATCATCTTTTAGTCTTCTTAATTCGGCCCCTGAATTCGTGAGCGGGGAGTTATTATTTGTTGTTTTCATAAATCGATGAACTTAAGGAACAGGTTTGAATTATTTTTCTGGTGGTTCATTATCATTTTAGCATTACCAGTATTTTTCCGCATGTATCTGGCCGTATTCGTCCTTCGTGTCTTCTTTAAATCCCTCCTTTGTGAGTATTTCGATCATCGATTCGTTCATCCGGGGATTTCCACACATGAAAACATGGGTATTGAGAGGCCCCGGGGTACATCCCCATGCCTTAGCTATTGCACCACTATTCCATACATCCTGAACATGACCGGTCGCTCCTTTCCAGGGAACAGGTTCTTCTTCGGGACGGCTGACGACGGGTATGTACGTTATATTCGAACGAAGATGCTCCATGGCCATTAAAATTGACCTGTAACCTAAATCCCACGAATGTCGTACGCCATGAATCACGGCAACCTTTCGTTTGGGTTGGTTGATCAGGTAAGTGCTTAACATGCTGATGAAAGGTGCAAGCCCGGAACCGGTAGCCAGAAGTAACAAGTTGGCTCCTTCAGGGATCTTTGAATCATCGTAATTAAACCTGCCAACTGGTTTTGGCGAAAGCCAGACACGGTCGCCAATTTTAAGGTTGAACAGCCGGGGCGACAACTTGCCGCCTGGTACCAGTGCTAGGTAAAATTCAAGAAATTCATGGTTTTCAGGAGAGGACGAGATAGAGTAAACCCGTTTTATCAGCTTGTCAGCTTCTGCAGGAGGGCTGATTTCCGGTTCGGCAAGTGCACAGCGTGACGCCGAACCGGGTAATCCCAAAGCAGTAAACTGGCCGGGCACGTAGTGAGGGAATTCCCATCCATCGGGTACAACCTGCAGTATCATCAACCAGGGAGAAACTTCGTTTCGCAGGGTCACTACAGCATTCAAAATCGGCTCATTCATATCATTCTGTTTTTTACAAAATGTTAACTATCAACTGGCACCATTTCAAGGGCATTATTTGGGCAAACCGGTATGCACAATCCACAACCGGTACATTTGTCCGGGTCAATTTCTGCCTTTCCGGGCAGCAGATCATCACTCAGGCAGGCCATGGGGGGAAAACGATCAGCGCCTTTCGTTATGGCCTGTTCCGGACAAGCAGCCATGCAATGGTAACTGCTTTTACAGTGGTAAAATTTCAATTTTGCTTTGAAGCCGGGACCTGTTTCCATCATGTTCTACTGGTTTTAATAGTTCTGAAATTCATTTCCGCATTTGTCAAAGTAATTCTCGCGTATAATCCTGAATCTCTTTTCCTTTATTTCTTCGGAAATACAAAAATCACGGCTGCCCTGACTCCAAAGGGTGATTTGCTGCCTTCAGGGGCAGCAACCTGTATGCGAGGCCCAACCTGAAGTTGAACTAGTTGTTTGCCGAATTTTGTAAGCCCGCCTGCCATAATATTGATATAGGCATTGGTGGTATTTGCTTCCCAGTTCAGAGTTGTTTCTGAGTTTACCGTAAGTCCTGCTCCGCTTTTCCAGTTATAAGTAAGAAAGGGTTGCAGATACATCTGGTTGACATCACTTCGGTCAGCATCGCCTGCAACTGACCAAATCTGGTTCATTAATGCACCATAAGTCCAGCCGTTTTTTTGTTGCAGAACAATAACTGTTGGCCCTACACCGAATTTCTGGGTCCCTAAAAAATCATCCGTAGCGGTAGGAACTAAAAATGCAGCCCCCACACCCCATACAAATCCGTTTTTTACAACCGCATTTGATATCCACCCGCTCACCAGTGCATCGGCCAGTCCGCTTTGCCGGGTATCTTCACCGGTAATGTCATACTGGGCTATTACGGGAACAATATATCGCGTAATTAGGCTGTATTTTGCATTCAGACTGAATGGAACGATCGGCTGTATGTTCAGTGTATTTCGCGAACCACTGTAATCGCCGATAGCTATATCCATGTTATTCTGAAATGGCAAACTGATCAGTGCCCCGATAGGATTGGCCAGTTTCTTGGCAATCGCTGCAGCATCATCTGCTGCCGGCTTTTGTTCATCCTGTGCCAGCAAGGGAGTAGCAGTTACAAAACTGAGCAATAAAAAGATGGCCACAATTCCAAATATATCCTTGGCAATCATAAGCTTATAGTATAAAATCCGCAATTCTTCCTACTTCTCCGAAGCCAGGTATTTTGCCCTCATTTCTTCCCATTCCTCCAGGCTTTTGGGAGTATAGAACCATTCCTCTGCCGACACCGGTTCCAGTTCAAGCGCTTCAGGATCACAGGCAATCACGCAAACACCGCATCCGATGCACTTGTCCCTGTTATATTCCGGCATGCCATCATCACGGTTACCTTCGGTATGTGCATAGACGGGACAACGATCGATGCAAATACCGCAGGCTATACATTTATCGTAATCTTTGACGACACGGTAGTTTGAGGCCTGGCTGGGATAGTGGTTGTTAAATACCCCGCAGGCGTAACGGTCGCAATTGCAGCCGCCGACATACTGCGGGCTTTCGGCGCCCATCTGAAATCCGTAGGCTGCATTACTTACATGCCCCATTTTTTCAAGCTTTCGAAGAAGCTGGTCGGCTTCCTCCCGGCTGAGCACATGTTCTCCCAGTGGTACACTGGAAGGTAGTCCTAAAAATCCGCAGCGTTTCAACGGATAACGGCTGTCGTCTTTTCCCAGGGCCTCCATCTCCCTTTTGCACACACAATCCATTACCAGAAAACGATCGTGCCGCTTTAAATGAGCGTCAATATCGAGGTGCGGCTCCATCGTAGCCATCAATTCCGGCTTAAGCGAGCCCCGCACCGGAACAACGCCCAGCACGCCGGGCCGCGGAGCAAGGATCCGTTCGCTGCCACCCTCTTCCATATATTGATGGAAAAGGGTTGCAAATTCCGTGCTCTCAACCCGCATACATGCTTCGTACCACCCGATCATAAAAGGGCCAAGCCGGAACAGCGAATCTTTTCCGGGAGGAGGAGCCGGCATGCCGGGATAAGACGGCGGACCTTTCATGCGAACAAGTTTCCTGGAAATCAGCCCGGATAGTATCACGAGGGCATCTTCCACATCAATGCCAGCGCGTCTGGCTATTTCAGCAGGATATTCGTAGGTTGTGGTCAGGTAACTGGCCAGCGAAACCTCCTCGGGAGTAAACACCAGCCTTAGCAGTTTTAATTCCACCCCGGATTTCATCCTGGGAAAGCCCTGAGGGGTTGCATCAAGCACATCGGCCAGTCGTTCGTAAACATCTTTTGATTGATCCGTAGTGTTCATTTTTTAACCTCCTTTGATTGTTAAGGTTTCTTTGAGGCAAAGTTTCCGACATAAATACCCAGTGATCCTGCGATCTTCAGGAATTCACTTTCGGCAGACACTGTTCTGACTTTATTGATCACTTCTGCCAATGGCACGTACTGAATCTCAGGAGGGGCAAAAGCAACCATTACCCCATTCTTTGAAGCTTTCAATGCCTGAATAGCTCCTGCCCCGTATGCCATACCCAGTTGCAGGTCTACGGCAGTGGGTGATCCACCTCTTGCCCATGGTCCGACAACAAGCGGATAGGTTTCTCTGTCAATAAGCAATTGGAGTTCCCTCGCCAGTGTTTCTGCTGTCTTTTCAGACGGAATTGCGACTTGTTCAGTTGCCTCACCGGTTGCCTGGGGTGGCAGCGAAACAATGCGCGTTGAACCGGGTTGGTCTTCCGGTTTTTTAAATAGTCTTACGCCTTCGGCCACAAGCACCAAT belongs to Bacteroidales bacterium and includes:
- a CDS encoding 4Fe-4S binding protein, with amino-acid sequence MMETGPGFKAKLKFYHCKSSYHCMAACPEQAITKGADRFPPMACLSDDLLPGKAEIDPDKCTGCGLCIPVCPNNALEMVPVDS
- a CDS encoding 4Fe-4S binding protein, translated to MNTTDQSKDVYERLADVLDATPQGFPRMKSGVELKLLRLVFTPEEVSLASYLTTTYEYPAEIARRAGIDVEDALVILSGLISRKLVRMKGPPSYPGMPAPPPGKDSLFRLGPFMIGWYEACMRVESTEFATLFHQYMEEGGSERILAPRPGVLGVVPVRGSLKPELMATMEPHLDIDAHLKRHDRFLVMDCVCKREMEALGKDDSRYPLKRCGFLGLPSSVPLGEHVLSREEADQLLRKLEKMGHVSNAAYGFQMGAESPQYVGGCNCDRYACGVFNNHYPSQASNYRVVKDYDKCIACGICIDRCPVYAHTEGNRDDGMPEYNRDKCIGCGVCVIACDPEALELEPVSAEEWFYTPKSLEEWEEMRAKYLASEK
- a CDS encoding ferredoxin--NADP reductase, producing MNEPILNAVVTLRNEVSPWLMILQVVPDGWEFPHYVPGQFTALGLPGSASRCALAEPEISPPAEADKLIKRVYSISSSPENHEFLEFYLALVPGGKLSPRLFNLKIGDRVWLSPKPVGRFNYDDSKIPEGANLLLLATGSGLAPFISMLSTYLINQPKRKVAVIHGVRHSWDLGYRSILMAMEHLRSNITYIPVVSRPEEEPVPWKGATGHVQDVWNSGAIAKAWGCTPGPLNTHVFMCGNPRMNESMIEILTKEGFKEDTKDEYGQIHAEKYW